The genomic segment ACTGCAATTTGCACCTGGGCAATATCAAGTTTTGTGGCAATGCCGTACTGGTAACGTTTCATGATGAGATCGCGACTCTTCTTCTGTGCCTTTAGGGTCTTATGGGAGAAGTTCAGGCTTTCGATATCACTGATAAGCTGCAGATAGGTATTTGCCGATTCGGCAATCAGGGCAATAGAGATACTTTTTTGAGCCTCCTCCGTTGCCAGATAGCTGTTTAGGGCGGCTTTACTCAAACTCTGAATTCTGCCAAAGAGGTCAAGCTCATAGGATGGCATTGTCAGGCCTGCTTTATACAGGTCCTGGGCAGGAGTGCCATCTGGTTGATAATTGGCAAACTGGCCTGAGCCAGTGGCATTGATCTTTGGAAAAAGATCGGCGCGTTGGATATTATAGGTCGCCCGGGATTTTTCAACGTTGAGCAGGGCAGTCTGTAAATCCTTGTTGTTGTCGAGGGCAAGTTGTACCACATCTCGTAGAGATTCTGAGAGGAAGAACTCCTGCCATGGAATGTTTATGGCAAGTTGGTTTGTATCTACTTCTGACTCTATGCCATATTCTCCCGCCTTCCAGGTAGCAGCAGTTGGTGTTTCCGGTTGCTGGTATTCTGGGATCAGCACGCATGAAGAGAGCATGGTGGCGGCTAAGAGCAGGGTCATATATCTTTTTTTCATTTATTCTACCTCGCTGTCTTTTTCGACGATTATCTCTTCCGGTTTTTTGCTAAGGGACATTTTTTCAACGATTACAAAGAAAAGTGGTACAAAAAAGATTGCGAGAAATGTCGCCGCAAACATTCCACCTATAACAGCTATGCCAATCGCATTTTGACTTGCGGCACCGGCACCACTGGATGTGGCAAGTGGTAGTACGCCAAGGATAAAGGCCATGGAGGTCATGATGATTGGTCTGTAGCGCAGTTCAAAGGCGGTGAGGGCCGCATCCATAAGGGTATGGCCGTCTTCGTAGAGTTCTTTTGCGAACTCAACGATTAAAATTGCATTCTTAGCGCAGAGCCCAAGGGTGGTGAGCAGGGCTACTTGGAAATAAATATCATTGTCCATGCCAAAGGCCGAGGTGGCGATAACTGCTCCAATAATACCCAGAGGCAGGACAAATAGTACGGAGAAGGGGATGGACCAACTCTCATAGAGGGCTGCTAGACTGAGGAAGACAATGAGAATAGAGATGGCGTAGAGGGCCGGAGCTTGGGATCCTGAAGCACGCTCTTCGTAGGAAAGCCCTGACCATTCATAACCAATACCCTCAGGGAGCTTTTTGGACATCTCTTCCATCTCTGTCATCGCCTCACCGGAACTGACTCCTGGTGCATTGGCTCCCAGGATGTTGATGGAGGCATAGCCGTTAAATCGTTCAAGACGAGGAGAACCGTAGTTCCAAGAGGTCTTGGTAAAGGCGGTAAAAGGAACCATTTTCCCCGAGGAATTTTTGACATACCACTCTTCGATATCAGTTGGTTGCATTCGTGATTTGGTAATTCCCTGGACATAGACTTTTTTTACTCTGTTTTTGTCCATAAAGTCATTGACGTAACTCGAACCCCACGCTGTTTGCAGGGTGTCATTGATATCGGCGATAGCAAGGCCAAGTGCTCGAGCTTTTTGGAAATCTATCTCTATCTTAAATTGAGGGACATCGTTGAGACCATTGGGGCGAACGCCGACCAATTTGGGGTTTTTTCTGGCCATGCCCAGTAATTGGTTACGTGCCTGCATCAGTTTGTCATGGCCAAGGCCTACATAGTCGATGAGCTGGAAGTCAAAACCCGATGCGGTACCAAGGTCGATGATGGGAGGAGGATAAAAAGCAAAGATCATTGCATCTTTCACCTCGGACATGGCTCGCATAATTTGATTTGCAATGGCCATAACGCTCTGGTCTTTTCCCTTTCTCTCTGACCAATCCTTCATATTGAGGAAGCCTAAAGCGGTATTTTGGCCATGACCGGCAAAGCTAAAACCGACGATGGTCATATATTGCTCGATGTTCTTGGTTTGTTCTGTTTGCAGGTAGTGATCAAGTTGTTTCATTGCAGCTTCTGTTCGTTGTGCTGATGCCCCGGCAGGGGTCGAGGCCATTACCATGAGAACACCCTGATCTTCGTCTGGTAAAAATCCCGTTGGCATTTTCATGAATAAAAAGCCAAGGGTAACAACGAGTAGGGCGTAGATGATAAGAAAACGGAAGCTGCGTTTGGCAATGTAGCCGGAGGCTTTTTTGGTCCCACTCCGTGCCCGGTTGAAGGTTCGGTTGAACCAACCAAAAAAACCAGTCGTTTTCTCGCCATGCCCCTTTGGAACCGGTTTTAAAAATGTGGCACAGAGGGTTGGGGTCAGGATCAGGGCGACGAGCACAGAAAGTGTCATTGCTGAGACAATGGTAATGGAAAATTGGCGATAGATAGCACCGGTAGAACCACTAAAGAAGGCCATGGGAACAAAAACAGCAGAGAGCACTAAAGCGATACCGACGAGGGCGCCGGTGATTTGATCCATGGATTTACGGGTGGCCTCTTTGGGCGAGAGTCCCTCTTCGCTCATGACCCTTTCAACGTTTTCTACCACAACAATGGCATCATCCACTAGCAGACCGATGGCAAGTACCATGGCAAACATGGTGAGGGTGTTGATGGTAAAGCCGCAGACATGTAAAATAGCAAAGGTACCGAGGAGAACAACCGGTACGGCAAGGGTAGGGATCAGTGTTGCCCTGAAATTTTGCAGAAAGAGAAACATAACAAGAAAGACGAGGAAGATAGCCTCAAACAGGGTCTTTACAACTTCTCTGATGGAAATTTTTACAAATGGCGTTGTGTCATAGGGAAAGCTGTACTCAACTCCAACCGGTAGGTATTCGGCCAGTTCTGCCAGTTTTGTTTTTACCCGAGCTGCGGTATCCAGGGCGTTGGCTCCCGTTGCTAGACTTATACCAAAGGCGGCACAGGGCTTTCCCATTCGTTTAATGATGGTGCCGTAGGTTTCAGCACCAAGTTCAACGGAGGCAATGTCGCTTAAGCGTACCTGAGATCCATCTGTGTTTACCCGCAGGATAATATCTTCAAATTCATCAACGGTCTTTAAACGTGACTGGGCAAGTACCGTTGCGTTGATCTGTTGTCCCTGCACAGCAGGCAGGCCGCCCAACTGTCCTGCGGAGACATCGATATTTTGTTCAGAGATCGCCGTCAGTACTTCATTTGTTGAGAGTTGAAAACTGTACATTTTTTGTGGATCGAGCCATATACGCATGGCGTATGGGTCACCAAAGGCCGTTACCGTACCGACTCCGCTAATCCTTGAAATAGGGTCACTTATTTGGGATGAGATAAGATCGGCAAGGTAGATCTGGTCGATATCTGGGTTGTTAGAGTAAAAGCTGGTTACAAAAAGATAACTTGTGGAGGATTTTTCAACAGTAACCCCCTGTGATTGCACCGCCTGTGGTAGCTGTGGCATTGCCGTTTGTACTTTATTCTGTACTTGAACCTGAGCGATATCAGGGTCAGTTCCCGGCTCCAGGGTAACTGTAATGGTTACCATACCTGCTGACTCACTGGTGGAACTGAAATAACGTATATTATCAATTCCGGTCAGTTCCTGTTCTATAACCTGGGTAACACTGTTTTGCAGAGTTTCCGCAGAGGCACCAGGGTAAAAGGCCGAGATGGAGACCTGAGGAGGAGCGATAGTAGGATATTGCTCTACTGGCATGCCGATGATGGCAAGGACACCCGCCAGCATGATGAGTAGGGCGATGACCCAGGCAAAAACTGGACGATCAATAAAAAAACGAGACATTGTCTATTCCTTAACAGAGAGTTTGGTGGAAGACTATTTCTTTGCCGTATCTTGAGGCGCCGTGATTTTTACAGTTGCCTCTGTTCGGAGTCGTTGGAAACCTTCAGTGATAACCTTATCTCCTGCCTTAAGGCCCTCTGTTACAATCCAGTTGTTGCCATAGGATTCACCCACCTTTATTGATACAGAAACGGCCTGGCTTTTATCGTTTATTGTCCAGGCAGAAACTTTTCCCTTCAGGCCACGAATAGCTGCCTGTTGTGGAATGAGAAGAACGTCTACTTCATCCAGAAGCAGGGTGGCATAGGCAAAAAGACCCGGGAAAAGGATCTGTTCAGGGTTGGGAAAGATGGCGCGTAGCTCTACGCTTGCTGTTGTAGGGTTAACGATAACATCGGAAAACTGCAATTTCCCCTGGTGTTGATAGATACCAAGGTTGCCGCCAAAATCGAGATTGACCAGAATTTCCTCGGTGTTTTTCGCCTTTTGTTTCATGACAAGTACCTTGTTACGTACCTCCTGCATGTCTATGTAAATTGGGTCGAGTTGGGTGATCTGGGCCATGAGTGGAGCTTGGTTTGCGGTAACCAAGGCGCCTTCTGTCACGTTAGATTTACCGATAAGGCCACTGATAGGGGCATAAACTTTGGTGTATTTAAGATTGATCTTGGCCGAGGCAACTGAAGCCTCTGCTATGGCAACATCCGCCTTTGCCTGTAGAAGTGCGGCCCAGGTATCGTCGTAGGCCTGTTTACTTACAGCATTGATCAGGACAAGTTGAGCATAGCGCTTTTCTTTGACATTTGTTGATTCAAGGTTGGCATGGGCCTTGAGTAGATCGGCCTTGGCACTATTGTAGACCGCTTGGTAGGGTGCAGGGTCAATTTGGTAGAGCTGGCTGCCTTTTTTTACCGCTCCTCCTTCGGTGAAGAGACGTTTTTTTATGATTCCTGTGACCTGTGGCCGTATTTCTGCCACCTTGTAGGCTGTGGCCCGGGCAGGAATCTGCTGGGTATATTGAATTGCGGTTGGTTTGAGGGTGATGGCAGAAACGGCAGTAGCTGGTGCCTTCTGTCCATCTTTTGTCGGCTCTTCGCTGGCAAAGGAGGAGAGCGGCGAGCAAAATACCAGGGCAAGGGCGAATCCTGTGCAATATTTAACAAATGACGTAGTCTTCATTGATAAGAATCCTGTTGAAGTGTATAGGAGAAACTTTTTAAAGTCACTCATCGTGAGCAATTTTAGATCAGGTTGCCTCCGGGGCAAGTGCTTTTTTCATAAAATTGAGGTAAGTGGGAAATAGATTCGGCGTAGGGGCTATTGTTAGTGTCATATGTCGATCAATCCCTATTGAGGTGGCAATAAAGAAATGCGCTGTTGTATGTGGATCCATCTCCCGGATAGAGCCATCCTCTATACCTCTCTTTATTAAATACTCAACCTGAGCTATAGAGGTGTCGAAGAACTCAAGAAATATTTTTTTTGTCTCCTCATGTTGGTAGAGCAGGCTTGGGACAAAATTGGGCAAAACAAAGACGAGGGTACTGCCCTCTTCACGGCGTAAGTCATTACAAAATTGGGCATATTTTATAAGAGCCTCCATGCCTGTTCCCTCGTTGGAGGGGAAGAATTTTATCGCCTCCAGCTGGGAGTTGATGATGGAAGAGAAAATATGCAATAATATTCCTTCCTTATTTGCAAAGTGGTAAAAGAGTGTCCCCTGTGCGACCTTTGCCTTCTTGCGGATATCCGAGGTGGTTGTTTCTCGGTAGCCTTTTTCGGTAAAGAGCTCTGTGGCGGCCTGGATAATAATTTCTTTTTTGGTCATTTTGTATGATAGTAAAAGTGTAAGGTATTAAAACGTCATTAATTATCTAATAATCTAGATATGATGTCAATAGAAAGCTGTGCTTTTATGTAGAAGACTGACCAGTCAGTCAAAACAAAACAGGCTTGATCTAAGGGGAAAGTTAGGAGGAAAGGTCTGCTGTGGAAAGTTTGCGCCTGCGATCAGGGCGCAAACTTTCTGTTAAGCTCTGTTGGAAATTATAGCTGGGCTAGGGCCTGCTTAAAATCGGCAATGATGTCATCTATTTTTTCAATACCAACACTTACCCGAATAAGCTGGGGCGTAATGCCTGCTTTTTCCAGGTCCTCGCTGCTGAGTTGGCGATGGGTCATGCTGGCAGGGTGGAGAACGCCTGTTCTTACATCTGCCACATGAACAACAATTGCGGCGAGCTGGAGGGAATTCATTATTTTTTCTGCGTCCTGGGCTGATCCTTTTACGCCAAATGTTAAAACGCCACTACCCGCACTGAGGTATTTTTTGCAGAGGGCATAGTTGGAATCAGCTGGGAGCATGGGGTACTTTACCCATTCAACCTTGTCATGCCCGTCGAGGAACTCTGCTAAACGGAGAGCATTTTCAGAATGGCGCTCCATGCGTAGATGTAGGGTTTCAAGGCCAAGGTTGGAGAGAAATGCATTTTGTGGTGTTTGATAGCAACCAATATCACGGATCCACTGAACTCTTGCCTTAACAATGTATGCTGCCTTGCCAAATGTTTCTGTATAGGAGAGGCCATGGTAGGAGTCATCGGGCTCAGTCAGGCCGGGGAATTTGCCGTTTGTCCAATCAAAATTTCCGGAATCAATGATAATACCACCCACACTGGTGGCGTGGCCGTCAATGTATTTTGTTGTTGAGTGGGTCACTATATCTGCGCCAAGCTCTATGGGGCGACAGAGAATTGGGGTAGGAAATGTATTGTCGACAATGAGAGGTACGCCCATTTCATTTTTAATGGCGACAAATTTCTCAAAATCGAGCACGTCGGTACCGGGATTGGAGAGACTCTCACCGAAAATGAGTTTGGTATTGTCTTTAAAGGCAGCCTTTATCTCTTCGGGACTGGCGGCAGGGTCAACAAAGGTTACTTCGATGCCCCATTTCTTCATACTGTGTTTGAAGAGGTTAAATGTACCACCATAGAGGGTGGCAAGAGCAATAAAGTGATCACCTGCCTGGCAAATATTGATCACAGAAATTGTCGAGGCCGCCTGTCCGGAAGAAACAGCAAGGGCACCGACGCCACCCTCCATTGCTGCAATTTTATCCTCAAAGACCGCGACTGTTGGGTTGCTGATGCGCGAATACATGTGTCCGGCGGCCTTGAGATCAAAGAGATCTGCAATTGCCCCTGCTGTATCATACTTAAAAGTGGTGCTCTGGGCGATGGGAACAATACGTGGCTCACCATTTTTAGGCTCATAGCCTGCCTGTACTGCAAGTGTGTCAATATGCCAGTTCTTCATAAATTGCCTTCTGTGGTTATGCCAACATTTCCCCCTCTGCTTGTCTGCAAAAGGGGTATTTTGTTGGCTTATGCTTGTCTTTTTTTTCAAGGAAAAGAAAATTATAAACGATCTCTTTTATCTGTCAACAAAGGAGAATAAAAAATGGTGCAAAAGCATATTTGCTTAAATAAAGTTTGCTCTTCCTCTTTTTTAGGCGATGAATATTCAGACAAGGGTCGGTTGATTTTTCGTCTCTTCTGTTGAAGAAGGCTATTTCGTAGAGCTGATGGCTCATTATTATATACCTTAATAGATTGTTATAGTTATATATCTTTATATGACAGGTCTGTTTTTTTGTAGATGAATAGAGGCATGAGGAATGAGTTTTTACTGCGACTCTTTCGGGGAAAAAAGATGCTAAAAAGTGCTATTTTCGGTGGAAAACTGGCGAAAGATAGTATAAGGTGGGCGATCTTCGTTTTTTTCATCTATTTTCTGAATGAATGGTGGTTTGATGGCCAGTTTGGTTGTTTTTTTTGCGTGGATGTTAGCGGGCTTTGTCAACAACATTGCGGGTTTTGGGGCTGCGATGGTTGCCATGCCCATTATTGCTATATGGAGTGCCGTGGTTGGCGAGAGTATTAGTGTCGCTGTGCCAAGCTGTACTCTTATTGTTTTGGCCCTGAATGTACAACTTGCCTGGTCACATCGTAGCTATATTCAATGGGCTCGGTTGAAGTATCTTGTCATTGGCGGGATTTTTGGTACCGCAGTTGGCATAAAGGTTTTACCCCTGCTTTCCGAGACAGTCCTCCAACTCTCCATGGGAATTTTTCTTATACTCTATGGCGGTCTAGGCCTGATTCGTCGAGAAAAAAAACAGGTTGCCATAAGTTCAGTTTGGGGACTTTTGGCGGGTATCCTGTCAACGATACTGGGATTGGCCTTTGGCTTTAATGGACCACCTCTTGCTGTCTATGTGGCTCTTACCCGTTGGCCGCAGGAGGCAGTTAAGGGGATTTTAAGTGCAGCCTTTATTCTTTCCTGCCTGATAATTCTTGTTGGCCAGATATTGACAGGCCTGCAAACTCTCACAACATTTTTAACATTTCTACTTGCCCTGCCTGGGGTACTCTGTGGTGGTTTTGTGGGAATCAGGGTGTCGAAGCGATTAGGTGAGCGCTCCTATAGAACTATTATTTTTGTCGGTCTTATCTTTATGGGACTTTCTCTGCTTGTGGCTGCGTTTTAACTTTAGTCTAAAGTGTTGATATATTTGTTTTAAATGTTTTATTAGTTAATAACTAAAAGGAAGGGAATTATGCGAAAAAGAGTTTTATTGTTTCTGACTGTGACAGCTTTGGTGGCAATTTGCCAACCAGCATGGGCAGCAGATTCGAGTCTTGGACCCCAGAATGCGGTAAAATTTGGTCTTTTTACCCTTGTACCACCGCTTGTTGCCATTGTTCTGGCCTTTATTACCAGAAACGTAGTGATATCTCTATTTCTCGGTGTGTTTTCCGGCGCTCTGATGCTTGAGACTAAGGGCCTTGATCTCTATCATGGCTTTTTGAATGGTTTCTTGCGTGTCTCCAATGAAATTCTTTCCTCCCTTGCAGATTCTTGGAACGCGGGTATTATTCTCCAGTGTTTGGCTATTGGTGGCTTGATTGCCCTCGTCTCTAAGATGGGTGGGGCTAAGGCCATTGCCGAGGCCCTTTCAAAGAAGGCAACAAGCCCAAGAAGTTCACAGTTTGTTACCTGGGTACTTGGTCTGTTTATCTTTTTTGATGACTATGCAAACTCACTGACTGTGGGTCCTATTATGCGTCCTGTAACCGATAAGATGAAGGTTTCCCGTGAGAAACTTGCCTTTATTATTGATGCAACGGCAGCTCCCATTGCCGGCATAGCCCTTATCTCTACCTGGGTTGCCTATGAGGTGGGTTTGATTCGTGATGGACTGCAGGGGATTGGGCTTGAAATAAATGCCTATGGACTTTTTGTCGAGACCATTCCTTACCGTTTCTATAACATCTTAATCCTCTTTTTTATCATTGGTACTATTTGGTTCATGCGTGAGTTTGGCCCAATGTATAAGGCAGAGCAGCGTGCCAGAACCACCGGTAAGCTACTTGCTGACGATGCAAAACCAATGGTGGCTGATGAGGCAACAGATTTAGAGCCGGATCCTGATGTTAAGGCCAGTATCTGGTATGCAATTATTCCAATTGGTACCCTTATTGTCGCTGCCTTTCTCGGCTTCTATTTTAACGGTTACGGATCGGTAATGGCTGGAGGTAATGCTGCTCTTGTTACCCTGTTAAAAAATGATCCAATGAGCTTTTTGGCAGTACGAGAGGCCTTTGGCGCCTCCGATGCCTCCGTTGTGCTCTTTCAGGCAGCGCTTATTGCTGGCCTTGTTGCCATGGTAATTGCCGTAGGAAAAAGAATTCTCAGCATGGAACAGGCGGTTTCTACCTGGATTCAGGGAGTGAAATCTTTGAATATTACCGCCGTTATCCTCCTGCTTGCCTGGTCTCTTTCCGGTATGATTAAGGAGCTCGGCACCGCATCCTATCTTGTTACCGTTCTTTCCGATGCAATCCCTGTATTTCTGCTCCCTGCAATTGTCTTTATTATGGGTTCAGTTATATCCTTTGCAACGGGAACATCCTACGGAACAATGGGTATTTTAATGCCACTCTGTATTCCGCTTGCCTATGCGCTCTCTCCAGATCATTCATACCTTATTCTCAATGTGAGTGCGGTATTGACCGGCGCTATTTTTGGCGATCACTGTTCCCCTATCTCGGATACAACGATTCTCTCCTCCATGGGTTCTGCCTGTGATCATATTGATCACACCAGAACACAGCTTTATTATGCGGTTCCCGTAGCGCTTATTGCCATTTTCTTTGGATATATCCCGGCAGGTCTTGGTATGCCTATTCTTTTGGTACTTCCCATTTCGATTCTGGCTGTTTTTGTCCTCATACGCGTTGTTGGCAAGCCGGTAAGCAATTAGTCCTGTAATTTTGTCTGGTATCAAGCCCTTTGAAGATTTCTTCAAAGGGCTTTTTTTTGTTTTTGTCCTATGACATTATGTAGATAATGATTAATTTGTTTTTGTTCCTGGTTCTAATAACTATTAAAGAGATAGATGCGGCATAACTATGAAAAATTATTATGAAATACTGGGGCTTGATAAAGACTGTACGAGCGATGAGTTACGACGAAAATATCGCAAGCTTGCCATGAAGTATCACCCTGACCAGAACCCTGATAATCCCGAGTTTCAAGAAAAATTTAAGGAGATTGCCGAGGCCTATGGTGTCCTCAGTGATTCCAAAAAACGACAGGAGTACGATAGATTTGGGGCCGCAGGAGGTGGTTTTGGTGCCGGCACCACCGGCTTCTCCTATAGCCAGGAAGAAATTTTTCGTGATCTGTTCAATGATCCCCAGTTCCAGCAGATGTTCAGTACCATTTTAGGTGAGTTTCAGAAATCCGGTCTGCGTTCAAATCCTGAATTTGTCCAAAAGAGTTTTTTTGGTAAACGGGGTGGAATGTTTCTTGGTGGGGTAATGTTTTTGGGCTCTCTGGCAGGCCAGGTAGCAAAGGCAAAGATAAAAGAAAAACTTCCAAATAAAGAAACCGTTATGCGTTCTCTAGGCCGGCGGGTGGGAAATTTTCTTGGCTACGGCGAGGAGAAAAAAAAGGTAGCTGAACAGCTACCCTTATCCGGTGATATTGCCTATACTTTGGAGCTTAGTCTGGAAGAGATGAGAGTAGGAAAGACCGTGGAGATCTCTGTGCCTCATTCCGGGGGTGAAGAGCATTTTAAGGTGCAGGTTCCTGCCGGCTCAACTGTTGGGCAAAAGTTGCGTCTGCGGGGTCGTGGTGCCGAGTCGAGTCAGGGTAGGGGCGATCTATATCTTGAGCTTGGCCTGCCTGGCTGATATTCCTTCAAAGAGGAGGCGTTTCTCTTTGGGGAGGAGAGGGTTATCCGCTCTTTTCTCCAGTCCCTCTATCCGGTAGCGGCCATCTTTTATTTGGATATTTATGGTGGTGTTATTGGCTGTTAGATAGTAGGGAAGCAGGAGTCTGTTCAGCCGGGCTATTATTTTTTGATGGGGGAAAGACTCTCTGCGGCTGGGGCTTGAGGAGATGATGATGGCTCCGGGAGCAACGGCTCGTAAAAAATCCTCTGTGCTTGACGTCTTGGAACCATGATGACTGGCAAGTAGTATATCAGAATGGATATTTTGCTTAAGTAAGGCTTTTTCCGCTTTGGCATGAATGTCTCCTGGAAAGAGAGCCGTGATGCCTCCCAACTTTGCCTGCAGGATAATACCCATATTTCTTGCCACTCTCTTGCCCTCTTTCTCTCTGCCAGCAAAATTATAGATACACGAGATAAGGCCTTTGCCAAAGGTGAAGGTGTCTCCCTGCTGGGCAATAATTACCTCTATTCCTTTCGCCTCTGCCTCTTGGATAAGAGCGGAAAATCTTACCCCGTAACCTAAACGACTGGCAACAATGATCTTTTTGATGCCGAAATGCTTCAGTAAGAAGGGCAGGCCATTTGTGTGATCGCTGTCGCCATGGCTTACAAAAATGGCATCGAGGTTCGAAATTCCCCTATACCAGAGAAAGGGGGCAATAACCCTACTGCCAACTCCCGGTTGCAGATAGGCAGAACCGCCTCCGTCTATAAGTACCCTGTAGCCACCTTCCATCTCTAAAAGAGTTGCACTTCCCTGGCCAACATCGATGAAGCTGATAGAGTTTGTTCTCTGTAGAGAATTGAGGATGCCTGTGCTTGGTAGCCAGAGGAGGAGGA from the Desulfotalea psychrophila LSv54 genome contains:
- a CDS encoding efflux RND transporter permease subunit; translated protein: MSRFFIDRPVFAWVIALLIMLAGVLAIIGMPVEQYPTIAPPQVSISAFYPGASAETLQNSVTQVIEQELTGIDNIRYFSSTSESAGMVTITVTLEPGTDPDIAQVQVQNKVQTAMPQLPQAVQSQGVTVEKSSTSYLFVTSFYSNNPDIDQIYLADLISSQISDPISRISGVGTVTAFGDPYAMRIWLDPQKMYSFQLSTNEVLTAISEQNIDVSAGQLGGLPAVQGQQINATVLAQSRLKTVDEFEDIILRVNTDGSQVRLSDIASVELGAETYGTIIKRMGKPCAAFGISLATGANALDTAARVKTKLAELAEYLPVGVEYSFPYDTTPFVKISIREVVKTLFEAIFLVFLVMFLFLQNFRATLIPTLAVPVVLLGTFAILHVCGFTINTLTMFAMVLAIGLLVDDAIVVVENVERVMSEEGLSPKEATRKSMDQITGALVGIALVLSAVFVPMAFFSGSTGAIYRQFSITIVSAMTLSVLVALILTPTLCATFLKPVPKGHGEKTTGFFGWFNRTFNRARSGTKKASGYIAKRSFRFLIIYALLVVTLGFLFMKMPTGFLPDEDQGVLMVMASTPAGASAQRTEAAMKQLDHYLQTEQTKNIEQYMTIVGFSFAGHGQNTALGFLNMKDWSERKGKDQSVMAIANQIMRAMSEVKDAMIFAFYPPPIIDLGTASGFDFQLIDYVGLGHDKLMQARNQLLGMARKNPKLVGVRPNGLNDVPQFKIEIDFQKARALGLAIADINDTLQTAWGSSYVNDFMDKNRVKKVYVQGITKSRMQPTDIEEWYVKNSSGKMVPFTAFTKTSWNYGSPRLERFNGYASINILGANAPGVSSGEAMTEMEEMSKKLPEGIGYEWSGLSYEERASGSQAPALYAISILIVFLSLAALYESWSIPFSVLFVLPLGIIGAVIATSAFGMDNDIYFQVALLTTLGLCAKNAILIVEFAKELYEDGHTLMDAALTAFELRYRPIIMTSMAFILGVLPLATSSGAGAASQNAIGIAVIGGMFAATFLAIFFVPLFFVIVEKMSLSKKPEEIIVEKDSEVE
- a CDS encoding efflux RND transporter periplasmic adaptor subunit, coding for MKTTSFVKYCTGFALALVFCSPLSSFASEEPTKDGQKAPATAVSAITLKPTAIQYTQQIPARATAYKVAEIRPQVTGIIKKRLFTEGGAVKKGSQLYQIDPAPYQAVYNSAKADLLKAHANLESTNVKEKRYAQLVLINAVSKQAYDDTWAALLQAKADVAIAEASVASAKINLKYTKVYAPISGLIGKSNVTEGALVTANQAPLMAQITQLDPIYIDMQEVRNKVLVMKQKAKNTEEILVNLDFGGNLGIYQHQGKLQFSDVIVNPTTASVELRAIFPNPEQILFPGLFAYATLLLDEVDVLLIPQQAAIRGLKGKVSAWTINDKSQAVSVSIKVGESYGNNWIVTEGLKAGDKVITEGFQRLRTEATVKITAPQDTAKK
- a CDS encoding TetR/AcrR family transcriptional regulator, producing MTKKEIIIQAATELFTEKGYRETTTSDIRKKAKVAQGTLFYHFANKEGILLHIFSSIINSQLEAIKFFPSNEGTGMEALIKYAQFCNDLRREEGSTLVFVLPNFVPSLLYQHEETKKIFLEFFDTSIAQVEYLIKRGIEDGSIREMDPHTTAHFFIATSIGIDRHMTLTIAPTPNLFPTYLNFMKKALAPEAT
- a CDS encoding O-acetylhomoserine aminocarboxypropyltransferase/cysteine synthase family protein; the encoded protein is MKNWHIDTLAVQAGYEPKNGEPRIVPIAQSTTFKYDTAGAIADLFDLKAAGHMYSRISNPTVAVFEDKIAAMEGGVGALAVSSGQAASTISVINICQAGDHFIALATLYGGTFNLFKHSMKKWGIEVTFVDPAASPEEIKAAFKDNTKLIFGESLSNPGTDVLDFEKFVAIKNEMGVPLIVDNTFPTPILCRPIELGADIVTHSTTKYIDGHATSVGGIIIDSGNFDWTNGKFPGLTEPDDSYHGLSYTETFGKAAYIVKARVQWIRDIGCYQTPQNAFLSNLGLETLHLRMERHSENALRLAEFLDGHDKVEWVKYPMLPADSNYALCKKYLSAGSGVLTFGVKGSAQDAEKIMNSLQLAAIVVHVADVRTGVLHPASMTHRQLSSEDLEKAGITPQLIRVSVGIEKIDDIIADFKQALAQL
- a CDS encoding sulfite exporter TauE/SafE family protein, with translation MASLVVFFAWMLAGFVNNIAGFGAAMVAMPIIAIWSAVVGESISVAVPSCTLIVLALNVQLAWSHRSYIQWARLKYLVIGGIFGTAVGIKVLPLLSETVLQLSMGIFLILYGGLGLIRREKKQVAISSVWGLLAGILSTILGLAFGFNGPPLAVYVALTRWPQEAVKGILSAAFILSCLIILVGQILTGLQTLTTFLTFLLALPGVLCGGFVGIRVSKRLGERSYRTIIFVGLIFMGLSLLVAAF
- a CDS encoding Na+/H+ antiporter NhaC family protein gives rise to the protein MRKRVLLFLTVTALVAICQPAWAADSSLGPQNAVKFGLFTLVPPLVAIVLAFITRNVVISLFLGVFSGALMLETKGLDLYHGFLNGFLRVSNEILSSLADSWNAGIILQCLAIGGLIALVSKMGGAKAIAEALSKKATSPRSSQFVTWVLGLFIFFDDYANSLTVGPIMRPVTDKMKVSREKLAFIIDATAAPIAGIALISTWVAYEVGLIRDGLQGIGLEINAYGLFVETIPYRFYNILILFFIIGTIWFMREFGPMYKAEQRARTTGKLLADDAKPMVADEATDLEPDPDVKASIWYAIIPIGTLIVAAFLGFYFNGYGSVMAGGNAALVTLLKNDPMSFLAVREAFGASDASVVLFQAALIAGLVAMVIAVGKRILSMEQAVSTWIQGVKSLNITAVILLLAWSLSGMIKELGTASYLVTVLSDAIPVFLLPAIVFIMGSVISFATGTSYGTMGILMPLCIPLAYALSPDHSYLILNVSAVLTGAIFGDHCSPISDTTILSSMGSACDHIDHTRTQLYYAVPVALIAIFFGYIPAGLGMPILLVLPISILAVFVLIRVVGKPVSN
- a CDS encoding J domain-containing protein, which translates into the protein MKNYYEILGLDKDCTSDELRRKYRKLAMKYHPDQNPDNPEFQEKFKEIAEAYGVLSDSKKRQEYDRFGAAGGGFGAGTTGFSYSQEEIFRDLFNDPQFQQMFSTILGEFQKSGLRSNPEFVQKSFFGKRGGMFLGGVMFLGSLAGQVAKAKIKEKLPNKETVMRSLGRRVGNFLGYGEEKKKVAEQLPLSGDIAYTLELSLEEMRVGKTVEISVPHSGGEEHFKVQVPAGSTVGQKLRLRGRGAESSQGRGDLYLELGLPG